From the genome of Malus sylvestris chromosome 13, drMalSylv7.2, whole genome shotgun sequence:
TCACATCTTCCGCCTAATCCTCGCCATCCCATCCCTCAAGCAATGGTGTCGGCCACATCTTGCGAGTGCGTGGTCTTGAGGTTTTCGTGACGAAGGGCGATGGTCTTGTTGTGGGACTAGCAGGGAGGAGGGAGGCGGTGGGAGGAAGGTGGGGTTGGGTTCAGATGGGTTTATTGGGATTGGGTTAGCCTGGGTTGCTGGGTTTGTggtagaggaggaggaggctacaagagagagggagggtagAAGAGAGGGAGGCTACGGGAGAAAGGGTATATagtgaaattaatgaaaaagaagaggggtattgttgtccaaaaaagttataattttgtgtttcatGAGCTAGAACAAGTCGTTCCAGGGGAAGGGTGGCACACAAAATTAACTAAAATTTATTTCACGGGACAAAATATCACAAGTAAATTCGCGCACCAAACGTGAAATGAGTGCGTTCTGTCTCATCCCATATACCAAAATGTACCAAGGTGCATGAGTCGACCACTCACTGTCAAGGTAGTTagctaatataatattataattaaattgaatccatgGAAATCAATGCTCTCCGGTTGCCTAGCCGACAATCCAAATTatttacaaaaatacaaaagacTTCCCCTGCAGTACTACTGCAAACCCGGAAATTAACAAGTTCAGTACTAcataattatatgtatatatatacacttgaACATCTAAAACACAAGCTATAACTTTCCTCTAAAATCTAAGCCCTCGGAGCCCTTTCATTTGTCTCCTAATCTGTGTGTGTTGCCGGAAAAAATGGAAGGAGAATATGAGTACAAGAAGGGGTTATGGACAAAGGAGGAGGATGAGATTCTCCTGGACTACATAAGGGTACATGGAAGAGGCCGCTGGAACCGCATTCCCAAGGTCACCGGTAAGAGCTATCAGTGGTATATCTatatatctatctatctatataTGTGCTGCACAAATCTATAGTACTAGTGTATAATTATGCAATATATGCActtaaattcttttttattcGTAAAAATTATAGTACTGATTTAGTTATATACGTAGGCTTAAGGAGGAGCGGGAAGAGCTGCAGGTTGAGGTGGCTCAACCATCTCAGCCCAAATGTGAAGCGCGGGGATTTttctgaggaagaagaagacctCATTATCAGACTTCACAATCTCCTTGGAAACAGGTTATCGCTATATCCTTCCTTcatttcatcttctttttcctctttcCATATAATAGTTGGAAGTtggaacacacacacacacacacacacacacacacacacacacacatatatatatattgcaatTTACATACTCAGGCAATATATGTAGAAACATAATACACGACACACACACACGAAACCCCTTCTGAAGGGGATCGCGCTCTACTATTGATAGCTAATGCTCTTGTGTTTGACGTGTTCGTGACCATGTATTAACCATGTATAATAGCCTTGTTATAATGTTGAGCCAGAAAATAAGGCAAAGTCACTAAACGCTAaacattcattatatatatactcGCTACTTGGTCACGAAACAGTCAAATAGGAGAGCACTACTTTATCTCGCTCCATAAACAGTGAAGCGAGATCCCCTTCTGTTTTGGAGTACTGGTAAgaccaataattgaaatatatATGGGTAAATATAAGTTAACTCCGTGATGGGTACACGCATAACACAACTCGTTTTATTCTTATTAAAGTTGTTAATTAATCACTGATTATCCTGTTTAATTTGCGCCAAGGTGGTCTCTGATTGCGGGGCGTGTACCAGGAAGAACCGACAACCAAGTAAAGAACTACTGGAAAACTCATTTGTACAAAAAGCTTAACGCCATAAAAAAGCAGCAGACATCTGGAAAAGTTGCTGTTGTTTCGACGTCGAAAACAACTACTCACAGCTCTTCTGCTGCTCAAGAACTGGCAGGAGACAAACTAGTACAGCAACACAAACTACTCGAGGTGCCGGACTCGGACTCAAATTCCGTCACGAAGAGTAATGATCAAAACCCACATATGGATATTGTTGCAGCTGAGGATTCTaatgcagaagaagaagagatagAATGGATGGCCAAGCATTGTACTGAGTTGCTTTCTTGTTCTAGTTATGGCAATATGATTAGCTGGGACATGGTGGAATTTCTACAAGGATAACCTCTTGACCTGTTGTAGTTAAAATTCTAACTTGTTCTGGTTGTTCTGGTTGATCATAAGTTTGAGTTGATAAATGATTTGTTTATGATCAATAATAATCTTCACTTATCTGAATTATGTGCCATGAAAAAGTAAGATGTAATTTAATTAGCATTATAAGCAAC
Proteins encoded in this window:
- the LOC126596071 gene encoding transcription factor WER-like isoform X1, coding for MEGEYEYKKGLWTKEEDEILLDYIRVHGRGRWNRIPKVTGLRRSGKSCRLRWLNHLSPNVKRGDFSEEEEDLIIRLHNLLGNRWSLIAGRVPGRTDNQVKNYWKTHLYKKLNAIKKQQTSGKVAVVSTSKTTTHSSSAAQELAGDKLVQQHKLLEVPDSDSNSVTKSNDQNPHMDIVAAEDSNAEEEEIEWMAKHCTELLSCSSYGNMISWDMVEFLQG
- the LOC126596071 gene encoding transcription factor WER-like isoform X2, with amino-acid sequence MEGEYEYKKRLWTKEEDEILLDYIRVHGRGRWNRIPKVTGLRRSGKSCRLRWLNHLSPNVKRGDFSEEEEDLIIRLHNLLGNRWSLIAGRVPGRTDNQVKNYWKTHLYKKLNAIKKQQTSGKVAVVSTSKTTTHSSSAAQELAGDKLVQQHKLLEVPDSDSNSVTKSNDQNPHMDIVAAEDSNAEEEEIEWMAKHCTELLSCSSYGNMISWDMVEFLQG
- the LOC126596071 gene encoding transcription factor WER-like isoform X3, producing the protein MEGEYEYKKRLWTKEEDEILLDYIRVHGRGRWNRIPKVTGLRRSGKSCRLRWLNHLSPNVKRGDFSEEEEDLIIRLHNLLGNRWSLIAGRVPGRTDNQVKNYWKTHLYKKLNAIKKQQTSGKVAVVSTSKTTTHSSSAAQELAGDKLVQQHKLLEVPDSDSNSVTKSNDQNPHMDIVAAEDSNAEEEEIEWMAKHCTELLSCSSYGNMISWDMVEFLQG